From the genome of Pseudarthrobacter sp. NIBRBAC000502772:
CGGCCGCCGTCGAGCTCAAATACCAACCCAATCCCGTGGGGCGCAGCCTCGCGCTGGGAAAAACGGACACCATCGGTATTGTGGTGCCGGACCTTGCCAACCCCACCTTCCAGGCGATCCTGCGCGGATTGAGCCGGGCTGCGGCGGAGGACGGCTACCGCGTCCTGATTGCCGATTCCTTCGAAGTCTCCAGCGAGGAAGCCATCCTGGCTGGCGAGGCCCGCCGGCGCTGCGACGGCCTGGTGCTCTGCGCCCCGCGCATGAGCGACGCCGAGCTGGAGGAAATCGCGCCGTCGCTGCACCCGCTGGTCCTGATCAACCGGACGACGGCGGCTGCCGGGATTCCCAGTCTCGTGGTGGACTACGGGCAGGGGGTCCAGGACCTCGCCGAGTACCTGGTGGGCCTCGGCCATACACGCCTGGCCTTCCTGGCCGGTCCGGCAGGCAGCGCCTCCAACGGCCTCCGGCTCGAGGGCCTGGAAGCGTTCAAGACCCGGCACCCGCAGGTGGACGTCACCATGCTCGACGGCGGCTCGGACTTCGACACCGGCCACGGGGCTGTGGACTCGGTCCTGGCCAGCGGCGCCACCGGCATCCTGGCCTTCAACGACCTCGTGGCCATGGGCCTGATGAGCGGCCTGCACGAACGCGGCGTGGACGTTCCGGGCGACATCTCCGTCACCGGCTTCGACGACATCCCGTTCGCCCGCTACACCACACCCACCCTGACCACCGCGGCGGTCCCCATTGCCGAGCTCGGCGGCCAGGCCTGGCGTGAACTGCGGGCACTCATCCGCAAGGAAGACCACGACGCCCCGGGCAGCCGGTACCAGCCGCGACTGGAAATCCGGGCCAGCAGCGGGCCCGCCAAGGCACCACGCACTGCGGCCCACGGCTGACGCGCCGCCGGGGTCAGCCCTCCGCCAGGCCCCCGCCCGCCGGGCGCCCGACCCCGCCCTCGCGGTAGTACCCCTCGATGTGGGCAGCCACCAGCGCGGCCGCGCGCGCGCCGTCGTCGTTCCTGATGGCGGCCAGAATCTCCCGGTGCTCCGCCTGCAGGCGCGACGCCGTGGCATCCCAGTCCGGGAGATTGGCCGTAAACCGGGCGGTGTAGCCCTGGATGGATTCGCGCAGCGAGCCCATCATGGCGCTGACCACGGCATTGCCGGCGGCGTCCGCGAGGGCCAGATGGAACCGGATATCCAGCGCCAGGAAGTCATCCGCCGTCCGGGCAACGCGTTCGACGGCGTCCATCTCGCCCAGGAGCGTGGCGGCCAGGTCCAGCTCCGGAGCATCGGGCTTGGCCCGGGCAGCCGCCCAGGTCTCCAGCAGGATGCGCGTTTCCACGATGTCGGACACGGGCAGATGCTGCGTGGCAACGTGGAGCCGCAATGCGGAGCCGAGCGCCGCCGTCGGATCCGAAATCACCACCGTCCCCGCTTCTGGGCCGGAGCCAACCCCGGCCCGGACCACGCCCATGGCCTCCAGGATGCGGATGGCCTCGCGCACCGACGTCCTGGAAACCGCCAGCTGCTCGGCGAGCGTCCGTTCCCCGGGCAGGCGTCCGCCCACGCTCAGCTGTCCGTCGGAGAGCTGCTTTTCGATCCAGGTCAGGACAAGTTGGTGCGTACGCATACCGCTATCGTAGTTGATGTGGTTGGACCACATGGCCTAGAGTGTGGTTAGACCACAGCCGATCCCCTGCGCCAGGCCCACCAACGGAGGCAGCCATGACCCACACCATCCAGCCGAACAACCCCGAGGTCACGCCGGCCCCGGATGCCACGGACGTCCCGGCCGCCACGGCGCCTAGGCCTGCAGCTTCGGCGGTGCCGGCCGCGCTGAAGCGCCGCATCCCCAAGTACTCGGACCTGGCCCCGCTGATGCA
Proteins encoded in this window:
- a CDS encoding LacI family DNA-binding transcriptional regulator, which translates into the protein MARKSATGRIGIADVAVKAGVSHATVSRVMNGNFTVDPDIAARVRAAAVELKYQPNPVGRSLALGKTDTIGIVVPDLANPTFQAILRGLSRAAAEDGYRVLIADSFEVSSEEAILAGEARRRCDGLVLCAPRMSDAELEEIAPSLHPLVLINRTTAAAGIPSLVVDYGQGVQDLAEYLVGLGHTRLAFLAGPAGSASNGLRLEGLEAFKTRHPQVDVTMLDGGSDFDTGHGAVDSVLASGATGILAFNDLVAMGLMSGLHERGVDVPGDISVTGFDDIPFARYTTPTLTTAAVPIAELGGQAWRELRALIRKEDHDAPGSRYQPRLEIRASSGPAKAPRTAAHG
- a CDS encoding FadR/GntR family transcriptional regulator, whose product is MRTHQLVLTWIEKQLSDGQLSVGGRLPGERTLAEQLAVSRTSVREAIRILEAMGVVRAGVGSGPEAGTVVISDPTAALGSALRLHVATQHLPVSDIVETRILLETWAAARAKPDAPELDLAATLLGEMDAVERVARTADDFLALDIRFHLALADAAGNAVVSAMMGSLRESIQGYTARFTANLPDWDATASRLQAEHREILAAIRNDDGARAAALVAAHIEGYYREGGVGRPAGGGLAEG